The nucleotide sequence GGATCGGCTGGTTCGGCTTCAACGGCGGCTCTGCGCTCGCCGCGACCGACGATGCTTCGGCCGCGATCATCAACACCCATGCCGCGGCCTCGACGGCGGCGCTGGTGTGGATCCTGATCGAGCGCCTGACCTTCGGCAAGCCCACCACCGTGGGCTTCGCCACCGGTGCCATCGCCGGCCTGGCCGCCGTGACCCCCGCAGCCGGAATGATCTCTCCCGGCGCGGCAATCGTCTTTGGCGCGGCTTCCGCCCTGACCTGTTACGGCGCCATCCAGCTGGTGAAGATGAAGCTTCTTATCGACGATTCGCTCGACGTCTTTGCCGTTCACGGCGTCGGCGGCATGCTCGGTTCGATCCTGGTGGCGGTATTTCTCGCGCCGGCCGTGGGTGGCACCGGCTATGCCGAAGGGATGAGCGGCGGCAGCCAGCTCGGTGCCCAGATTATCGGTGTGGCCGCAGTCGCAATATATTCGGCCGTCGCCACCGCGCTCATCGCGCTCGGCACGTCGCTGTTCCTGCCGATGCGGGTGAGCGAAGATGACGAGCGGCAAGGGCTCGACGTGGCCAACCACGGCGAACGGGCATGGGAGTTCGATTGATGGACCGGGCAGCCTACGAAGACTACGTCGCCGCTTTCAACGGACGCGATTACGAGCGGCTCGGCTCGTACTACGCCGACGATGTCGAGTTCATCCTCAACCCGCAAGCGGGTCTCGTCTTCCACGGGCGGCAGGCGATCCTCGACCTGTATATTCCCTTTCACCAGGCCGTCGAGGAACGGGTCGATATCGTCAAATTCGCCGCCGGCACCGACTTCATCGCCGCCGAGGTCAATGCCACTTTCAAGCCGAGACCGGGCAAGGACCAATCGGTTATCGATCTGCCGCATGGCAAGGTGCTCAAAGTCACGACCTTCGCGATCTACGACCTCGACGAGCACGACCGCTTCAGCCGCATCCGCGCCTGCAGCTACTCGCGGCGCTACGAGGATGCCGAATAGCTTCGCATCCGGCTTGAATCGTCACACGGTTCGGCTAGGCCGCTGCGGTGATGGACAGCTTTGCCGCCAGTATCGAGACCTTCGAGCACCAGTGGATGCGCGCCTGGATCCAGCGCGATCGCAAGGCGATGAAGGCGCTCGCCTCGCGCGATTTCATCTTCCTGCTCGGCGGCAAGCGGGCCGCGATCCTCGACCGCCCGAGCTGGCTCGACGCAGTCGACCGGTTCCGCTGCGAATCCTATCGGCTCGGGGAGGTCTACGTCCGTCGCCACGGCGCGACGGCGGTATTCGCCTGCCAGATGACGATCGAGGCCAAGTTCGGCCGACGTGACTGGTCGGGCGAGGTCTGGGTGACCGATCTGTGGCAACGCTCGCGCGTCAGGCGCAAATGGAAGCTGGTCGAGCGCGTGGTCTCCCGTCCGGACACCGACGAGGACGCGCCGGCGGACATTCGCGAACTGCAGCTCTGGCGGTAGTCGTTCAACGACCGCGCCAAAGCTCGGGTCGCGCTAGAAGCCATTCGGTCATCCAGTTAGCCATTTGACGGTGATCGGCGTGGCTCCAGTGATAATCGCACGCACTGTTTTCGGCAGGAAAATCGGGCAAAACGGGAAAGTCGACGCGCCGCACGCCCGCGCCGGCTGCGGCATCGCGGATCGCTGTTTTGACGTCGGTACTGAATAGCCGGGCGGTCTCATCCGGATATTTGTCGAAGTCGATCCAAGGCAGGACCAGGGCAGCTTCGGGCGCACGCTCGTGAAGCGATGCCACCAGCTCCCGATAGGCGCCCGTGTAGGCAGTGACGAGCGCAGCTTGGTCCGGCCACGCCTCACCCGGCTTCAGGTCTATAAGGAAATCGGCGAACAGCATCACCACCACGACTTGGGGCTGCCACGCCGGGTCTTGCCATAACGACTTTTCGTCGGGCAGCGTGCGCTCATAGAGCACTGCCATCGTCCGCTCCGGTTCGACCCCGTCGTAGTTGCGCACGAGTCCCCGACCGGACATCGCATCGACCTCATAATCGGCATCCAGCGCATGGGCGACCAGCACAGGCCAAGCCGCGCCGCTGTCGGTCCGCAGCCGGACCTCTTCCGCGCTGCACGTGCGGGTCGCGGAGCGAATGCCGTAACCTGTCATGCCCGAATCGCCGATGAATTCGATCTGACGGGCGCGCGGCGGCGGCGCAGGCAGCACCTTTCCGCCCCGAGGTACGAAAAATCCGTCAAAAGACCTCACCAGAGTGGCGCTTTCCGTGACTTTGTCGAGCCGCACGCTGTGCTTGCCCGGTCCCAACCCTGTGATTTCCAGCATCGTCCGGCCGGGTTGCGGCAGGGCCACGGGCACGCCGCCATCCACAGAAAGTCGATATTCGTTCTTGTCGTCGTCGAAGCCGAGCAGCAGCTGATCCCCGACGAATTCGCCCTCCCAATAAATCGCCGGCCATTGGTGACGATAGCCGTGCGCGCCCCTGGGAGCGGGCGGCGGTAGCGGAACGACCGCGACGCGCCCCCCCACATGTACGGCAAGCGGGATGCTCTGCGCAGCGACCGCGGGATCGACCGAGGCGATGGTCGGAGGTTCAGAAGCCGCGAGCGCGGTCGCCAGCAGCGACGATATACAGATCATCAACCGCCACATGACCCCAGTCGCTGCCTCCGTTTTCTCAGTCCCCCGTGAGGATGCGGTCGACCAGTTGCTTCACCGTCGGGGTGAAGTTGTTCGAATAGAACGGGTCCTGCTTGAAACGGAACGCCGAGTGTCCGGCGAACATGAGATTTTCCTCGACCGGAGCGCCATGGGCGATGTCCTGCAGGGTCTTCTGGATGCAGAAGCTGCGCGGATCGGCCAGGCGGCCGGTGGTGTAGTCGTCGTGATCCTTCCACGACGAGAAGCCGCAGTGCGAGAGGCAGCCCATGCATGCCGCCTGGTCCTCGCGGATCGTCGCGCGTTCCTCGGGGCTGACGAAGACGACGGTGTCGTCAGGCGTTTTCAGCGCTTCGGTATGGCCTTCGGCCACCCACGCGCGGGCCCGCGCCAGATCGGTTGGCGCAACCCAGAAGTTCTTTCCCTTCACCCCGACGTCGAGCTGCACGGTGTGCACTCCGGCCTCGACCTTCGAATAAGGAATTTGCCGGTGGCTGCGCGCCTCGAGGTTGCGGAGGAACGGGTTGCGCACCGCCGAGCTGTAGAACCCTGTCGGGCTGAATCGGTGCAGCAGGATGTCGCCTTCCTCGAGGTGGCGGAGCGCTTCCTTCCAGCCGTCCGGGATCGGGCTTTCTTCGGTCAGCAGCGGGCGCGTACCGTACTGGAAGGCGATTTGCCCGAGCTCGGGGTTGTCGATCCAGTTGTCCCATTCCCGCAGGTACCACACGCCGCCGGCCATGATGATCGGAACGCTCTCCGGGATACCTTCGCTGCGCATCGTCTCGCGCAGGGCCTTGACGCGCGGGTAGGGATCCTCGGGCTTTTCGGGGTCTTCGGCGTTCGATAGGCCGTTGTGGCCGCCGGCCAGCCAAGGGTCTTCGTAGACAACCGCCGCCATCAGATCGGCGACCTTGTGATAGCTGCGCTTCCACAAAGCGCGGAAAGCGCGGGCCGAGCTGATGATCGGCAGGTAGTTGACGTTGAAACGCGCGGCGATCTCGGCCAGCTTGTAGGGCATGCCTGCCCCGCAGGTCACGCCGGTGACGAGGCCCCGGGTCTTTTCCAGAACGCCTTCGAGGACTTGCTGCGCGCCGCCCATTTCCCACAGCACGTTGATGTTGATCGCGCCCTTGCCGCTTGCGACCTCGTAGGCCCGGCGAACCTGTTCGGTCGCGCCGTCGATGGCGTAGCGGACGAGTTGCTCGTGCCGCTCCTTGCGGGTCAGCGCGTCGTAAACCTGCGGGACGATCTTGCCCTCGGCATCGTAGCTGTCGGCGTTGACCGCGCTGACGGTGCCGATGCCGCCCGCGGCCGCCCACGCGCCCGAGCTCATATGGTTGGTCGCCGAAACGCCCTTCCCGCCCTCGATCAACGGCCAGACCTCGCGGCCGCCGTAGGAGATCGGTTGCAGACCCTTGAATGCCATTGTGGTCCCTTGTCTCCGCCCTAGCTCTCGATCCCGTCGGCAGATGCGCCGCCGGGCTGACTGCAGGGCTCGATATCTCGCGGATCGGGCCTTTCGCCGACCGCTTCGAACCGGGCGAAATAGCCCGCGATTTCCGGCTTACGAACAAATTCGGCGAGGCGGAAGCCCACCCGCTCGAATTCGCAGAAGAGCAACTTCGGCGGAATGCCGTGGCGGTCGGTCGGCCGGTCGACGTCGACCACGATCACTTGTCCCCCGTCGCGAAGTGCCGGGCGAAGCCGCCACAGGAACGCATAGGGTTCGCTGACCTCGTGATACATGTGTACCATGAAAATGCGATCGAAGCTTCCCCGCGGCAGTCGCGGGTCGTCTTCGGTACCCCGTTTGATCGAAACGTTGTCGAGCCGCTCGGCTTCGACCCGGTTGCCCAGCCGCGCCAGCGCATCGCCATCGATGTCCTCGGCCAGGACCCGCCCGGACTTGCCGACCCGTTCGGCCAGGCGGACCGTATAGTATCCCTCGCCTGCGCCGATATCGGCCACGGTCATGCCGCGGCGGATCTGGGCCAGGTCCATCACCGTCTGCGCCTCGCGCCGGTCGTCGCGCGATTGTTCGTTCGAGAAGGCGTTGCCGCTGACGGCCGAAACCGGGCGATAGGCCCGCGGGAAGTCGCGTGCCGTCGGGGGGCGCGTGGTGTCGTCCGCCTGCTGGCAGGCTGGCAGCGCGAGAAAGGCAGCGGCAAGGCCGAAAAGGATAGTGCGGCGAAACATCAGCGCGCCCCTTAGCTAGCCCGGTGCGCCAAGGCAAAGCTTGCGTGACACATCTCCGGCGCCGTCGCGCGCTCCGCCAGCCGCGCCCGTGCGGACTGCGGCGATCGGCGATCGACCCTGAGCCGGGCGCGAACGGGGACTACTCGACGTCCTCGACTTCGACCGTCTCGCCGGTCACCCGCTGCGCCAACGCGGCGGCGATGAAATCGTCGAGCTTTCCATCGAGCACGTCGTCGGGCGTCGGCGAGGTCACACCGGTCCTGAGGTCCTTGACCATCTGGTAGGGTTGCAGGACGTAACTGCGGATCTGGTGGCCCCAGCCAATATCGGTCTTTTCCTGATACTCGCCCGCGGCCACCGCCTCGCGCTCGGCCATCTCGCGTTCGTAGAGCCGCGCCTTGAGCATGTTCATCGCCGTGGCGCGGTTCTTGTGCTGGCTGCGGTCGTGCTGGCTGGCGACGACGATGCCGGTCGGGATGTGGGTGATGCGCACGGCCGAATCGGTGGTGTTGATGTGCTGCCCGCCCGCGCCGCTGGCGCGGTAGGTGTCGATCCTGAGATCCGCCGGATTGACCTCGATATCGATGTCGTCGTCGATCACGGGATAGACCCACACCGAACTGAAGCTGGTGTGGCGCCGAGCGCTCGAATCGTACGGACTGATGCGCACCAGCCGGTGGACCCCGCTCTCGGTCTTCGCGTAGCCGTAGGCGTTCTCACCCTTGATCAGCAGCGTGGCGCTCTTGATCCCGGCCTGTTCGCCTGCCTGGTATTCGACCGTCTCGACCTTGAAGCCGCGGCGCTCGGCCCAGCGGGCATACATCCGCAGCAGCATCTCGGCCCAGTCCTGGCTCTCGGTGCCCCCCGCGCCGGCGTGGATTTCGAGGTACGTGTCGTTGCCGTCGACTTCACCGCCGAGCAAAGCCTGGACCTTGTCGGCATCGGCGCGGATCGCAAGGCCGGCGAGCGAGGCCAAGCCGTCGGCGACCACCGCGTCGTCGCCCTCGGCCTCGCCCAATTCGACGAACTCGATCGCGTCGGCCATTTCTGCGGAAATCTCCTTGACCGTTCCGATAGCGCTCTCGAGCCGGCGACGCTCGCGCATGACTTCCTCGGCCTGCTTGGGATCGTCCCACAGGGTCGGGTCCTCGACCCGGGCATTGAGCTCGTCGAGGCGGCGCACCGCGCGTTCCCAGTCGAGCGACTTGCGCACCAGCGCCAGCGCTGCCTCGATCCGGTCGATATGGGCCTGCCCTTCGGCACGCATGAAAAAATCCTTTGGTCAAAAAAGAGCGGCCCGCCTAGCCGAAGGCGGGCAACGGGGAAAGTGGGAGAGCAAAATCCTTCCGGCGGGCCGGAGCACCCGAAGCCGAGGACAAGCTCAGTCGCGGACTGCCGTCCCCTGCCCGCGGAGGATTCTCAGCCCTTCTTGAGCGCGCGAACCGCAGCCAGACTCTTGGTGATGTGATCGTTCGGCTTGAGGTCTGAAAAGGTCAGGACGACCTTGCCGCTGGGCGCGATCACGAAAGTGGTGCGGTTGGTCCAGCCGTTGGCGTTGTTGGGCAGCGCCACGTCGTAGGCCTTGACCATCGCCGGCGTCGTCGCCGCGACCGGGAACTTGCCGGCGCAATGCTTGCCCGAGAACTCGGCCAACTGGTCGGTGTTGCCCGCGGTCATGCCGACCACCGTCGCCCCCGCCTTTTCGAAATCCGGGATCGCCTCGGCGAAGGCCGCGGCCTCGATGTTGCAGCCGGGGGTGAACGCGGCGGGAAAGAAGTAGAGCACGACCGGCCCCTTCTTGAGCGCCTTGTCGAGGTCGAACGTGATCGGCTTGCCCGCCATGGCACCCTTCGCGACGATTTCGGGTGCCTTGGCGCCTTCCTTCAGCGCGGCGTGGGCGGGCGAGGCGACGAGCGCGATCGCGGCGAGTGCGGGGACAAGCTTCTTCATGGTGCGCATTTTGCCTGTTCGGATTGACGATGTCCAATGCAAACGGCGTCGCGGCACTCCGTCCCGCCCTAGTAGATCCCGCCCTGCTCGGCAGCGAAGTTCTCCTGCTGCTCGCCATTGGACGACGAGCTGCGCGAGGGGCCTTTCTCGACCCGTCGCAATTCGGCGAGGATCATGTTGCGCATTGCATCGATTTCGTCCTGGCGCTTCTTCCGCCGCGGCTCGGTATCGGGCTTGAAGGCCTCCCAGATGACCGGCGTCAGCGGATCGCTGGTCGGCTCGGCATCGAAGACGCGGGTGCCGGTGCGTCGGTCGATACGGACCATTCGTATGCCCTTGGGCGCGAGGAACGGGCGGCCGCTCCAGCGGTCGCGCGTCGCCTCCACGAACTGCTTCATGATCGGCCCCGCGGTGTTGCCGCCCTGGACCCAGCCGCCGAGATTGCGCGGCTGGTCGAAACCGACGTACATTCCGGCGATCATGTCGGGGCCGCCGCCCACGAACCAGGCGTTGGTCGGGCCGCTCGTGGTCCCTGTCTTGCCCGCCAGAGGCATTCCCAGCGAGCGCAGCCGCACCGCGGTGCCGCGCTGGACGACCCCTTCCATCATGTGCAGCACCTGGAAGGCCGTGCGCGGATCGAGCACCTGCTTGCCGTTGTCGCCGAGGCGCGGCATCGGCTTGCCGTCCCATTCGGGCATGTTGCAGCCGGTGCAGGCCCGGTTGTCGGAGCGGTAGATGACCTTGCCCCGGCGGTCCTGCACATAATCTATCAGCGTGCCCTTGTGCTGCTGCCCGTGGTCGAACAGCGCCGAATAGGCATTGACCATGCGCATCACCGTGGTGTCGCCGGCTCCGAGCGCGAAGGCGGGGTAGTTTTCGTAGTCGCCGATGCCGACGCGGCGGAACGTGTTGGTCACGTTCTCCATGCCGGCGTCCATCGCGATGTGCACCGTCATGAGGTTTCGGCTCTGTTCGAGCCCCCAGCGCATCGTGTGCTCGCCGCCCCCGCCGCCGCCGAAGTTGCGGAAGCATTTCTCGCCCAGGTTGGCGCCCTGATAGTAGCAATAGGTCTGATCGGGGACCATTGTCGCCGGGGTCATTCCCTGGTCGAGACCGGTGGCGTAGACGAACGGCTTGATGGTCGATCCGGGCTGGCGCAGCGCCTGCGTGGCGCGATTGAAATCGCTCAGCCGGCTGTCGAACCCGCCCTGCATGGCGACCACTCGGCCGGTGTGCGGGTCCATCGCCACGAACCCGCCGGAGACTTCCGGGACGGTCCTGACCGCCCATGAGCTGCCGTTCGGTGCAGCGGCGATCACGTCGCCCACCTTGAGCGCGTCGGGCAGCCCGGTGAGCGGCGCCTCCTCTCCGCTGGCGAAGCCGATCCGCGCCGCGTTGCCGCTGCGCTCGGTCACGACGCCGATGCGCCAGTTCTTGTAGTTGATGCCGAGATAGCTGCTGGCCAGCTGCTTCTTCAGGTCGCCCTTCTCCGGGTCGATCTTCGCCACCGGCCCGTGCCAGCCCTTGCCCGCCGAATAGCGCAGCAATCCGTCGCGCAGCGCGTCGCGAGCGGCATTCTGCATCTCGGGGTCGAGCGAAGTGCGTATCCACAGGCCGCCGGCATAAACGCTGTGCGGGCCGTCGTCGGCCTGCTCGCCGTACTTGTCGATGAGCTCGCGGCGCACTTCCTCGAGGAAATAACCGGCATCGACCGAACGCGGGTCCGAACGCTGGGTAGCGAGACCCAGCGGAGCCGCCTTTGCCGCTTCGGCCTGGGCCTGCGTGATGTGACCGTTGTCGACCATCTCGTCGAGAACGTAGTTGCGGCGCTCTATGGCGAGGTCGCGGTATTTGCTGCGGCCGTAACGTTCCGGCGCCTTGGGCAGGATCGCCAGGAAGGCCATTTCGGGCAGAGTCAGCTGGTCCACATCCTTGTCGAAATAGGCCCGGCTCGCCGCCTGCACGCCGAAGCTGCGCCGCCCGAGCGGGATTTCGTTCAGGTAGAGGGTGATGATTTCCTGCTTGGACAGCACACCCTCGATGCGCCGCGCGAGAATCATTTCCTTGAGCTTGCGGGTAATCGAATATTCGTCGCCGACGAGGATGTTCTTGGCGACCTGCTGGGTGATGGTCGACCCGCCGACCGCTCGTTCGCCCGAACCGATCTTGCTGACATAGTCGATGACCGCGCCGACGAAGCCGCCGAAGTCGATGCCGCCGTGAGTCCAGAAGGTCTTGTCCTCAGCCGAGGTGTAGGCATTTATCAGCTGGGCCGGGAAGTCCTGGAATTCGAGCTGCACGCGGCGTTCGCGGGCATAGGAATGGACGATCTCGCCGTCGTCGCCGCGCACCACGCTTGGCAGCGGCGGTTCGTAATCGACAAGCTTGCCGGCGTCGGGAAGGCCGCTGGCAAGCACCGTCCAGCCGACGATCCAGACGACGAGGAAGGCGCCCAGTGCGCCCGAGACCCACTTGAACCACCACTTGCCGCGCCACTGCTGCCTGAACCACGTGACGAGCCCGCCGGCATCGCGGCGGATGCGATAGCGGAGGTACTCGCCGGTAGACTGGTCGGTGTCGGCCATAGCGCGCCGCCCCTAGCACGCGGATTCAGAGTGAGGGAAGTTGGTTTGAGACAAACCGAACCAGCCTCACACCCCGGCCTGGCGCGCGAAGTAAATCTTGATCGCGCGCGCCATGACCTTGGCAAAGCGTTCGCGTCCCTCGGGCGAAGACAGCCGTTCGGCATCGTTCGGGTTGGTCACGAAGCCGCTCTCGTAAAGCACCGAAGGCACGTCGGGCGCGCGCAGCACGGCGAGCGCCGCCGAGCGCAGCGGTTGCGGGTGGAATTGCAGCACGCCCTTGCCTTCGCGCACGATCAGGCCGGCGAAGGTGGCCGAGCTTCCCGAAGTGCGCCGCTGCGCCAGGTCGACGAGGATCGAATTGACCGCATCGCTGCGCCCGGCCAGAGT is from Croceibacterium aestuarii and encodes:
- a CDS encoding nuclear transport factor 2 family protein, which codes for MDRAAYEDYVAAFNGRDYERLGSYYADDVEFILNPQAGLVFHGRQAILDLYIPFHQAVEERVDIVKFAAGTDFIAAEVNATFKPRPGKDQSVIDLPHGKVLKVTTFAIYDLDEHDRFSRIRACSYSRRYEDAE
- a CDS encoding nuclear transport factor 2 family protein: MDSFAASIETFEHQWMRAWIQRDRKAMKALASRDFIFLLGGKRAAILDRPSWLDAVDRFRCESYRLGEVYVRRHGATAVFACQMTIEAKFGRRDWSGEVWVTDLWQRSRVRRKWKLVERVVSRPDTDEDAPADIRELQLWR
- a CDS encoding GDSL-type esterase/lipase family protein, translated to MWRLMICISSLLATALAASEPPTIASVDPAVAAQSIPLAVHVGGRVAVVPLPPPAPRGAHGYRHQWPAIYWEGEFVGDQLLLGFDDDKNEYRLSVDGGVPVALPQPGRTMLEITGLGPGKHSVRLDKVTESATLVRSFDGFFVPRGGKVLPAPPPRARQIEFIGDSGMTGYGIRSATRTCSAEEVRLRTDSGAAWPVLVAHALDADYEVDAMSGRGLVRNYDGVEPERTMAVLYERTLPDEKSLWQDPAWQPQVVVVMLFADFLIDLKPGEAWPDQAALVTAYTGAYRELVASLHERAPEAALVLPWIDFDKYPDETARLFSTDVKTAIRDAAAGAGVRRVDFPVLPDFPAENSACDYHWSHADHRQMANWMTEWLLARPELWRGR
- a CDS encoding NAD(P)H-dependent flavin oxidoreductase, producing the protein MAFKGLQPISYGGREVWPLIEGGKGVSATNHMSSGAWAAAGGIGTVSAVNADSYDAEGKIVPQVYDALTRKERHEQLVRYAIDGATEQVRRAYEVASGKGAININVLWEMGGAQQVLEGVLEKTRGLVTGVTCGAGMPYKLAEIAARFNVNYLPIISSARAFRALWKRSYHKVADLMAAVVYEDPWLAGGHNGLSNAEDPEKPEDPYPRVKALRETMRSEGIPESVPIIMAGGVWYLREWDNWIDNPELGQIAFQYGTRPLLTEESPIPDGWKEALRHLEEGDILLHRFSPTGFYSSAVRNPFLRNLEARSHRQIPYSKVEAGVHTVQLDVGVKGKNFWVAPTDLARARAWVAEGHTEALKTPDDTVVFVSPEERATIREDQAACMGCLSHCGFSSWKDHDDYTTGRLADPRSFCIQKTLQDIAHGAPVEENLMFAGHSAFRFKQDPFYSNNFTPTVKQLVDRILTGD
- a CDS encoding class I SAM-dependent methyltransferase; its protein translation is MFRRTILFGLAAAFLALPACQQADDTTRPPTARDFPRAYRPVSAVSGNAFSNEQSRDDRREAQTVMDLAQIRRGMTVADIGAGEGYYTVRLAERVGKSGRVLAEDIDGDALARLGNRVEAERLDNVSIKRGTEDDPRLPRGSFDRIFMVHMYHEVSEPYAFLWRLRPALRDGGQVIVVDVDRPTDRHGIPPKLLFCEFERVGFRLAEFVRKPEIAGYFARFEAVGERPDPRDIEPCSQPGGASADGIES
- the prfB gene encoding peptide chain release factor 2 produces the protein MRAEGQAHIDRIEAALALVRKSLDWERAVRRLDELNARVEDPTLWDDPKQAEEVMRERRRLESAIGTVKEISAEMADAIEFVELGEAEGDDAVVADGLASLAGLAIRADADKVQALLGGEVDGNDTYLEIHAGAGGTESQDWAEMLLRMYARWAERRGFKVETVEYQAGEQAGIKSATLLIKGENAYGYAKTESGVHRLVRISPYDSSARRHTSFSSVWVYPVIDDDIDIEVNPADLRIDTYRASGAGGQHINTTDSAVRITHIPTGIVVASQHDRSQHKNRATAMNMLKARLYEREMAEREAVAAGEYQEKTDIGWGHQIRSYVLQPYQMVKDLRTGVTSPTPDDVLDGKLDDFIAAALAQRVTGETVEVEDVE
- a CDS encoding peroxiredoxin; its protein translation is MKKLVPALAAIALVASPAHAALKEGAKAPEIVAKGAMAGKPITFDLDKALKKGPVVLYFFPAAFTPGCNIEAAAFAEAIPDFEKAGATVVGMTAGNTDQLAEFSGKHCAGKFPVAATTPAMVKAYDVALPNNANGWTNRTTFVIAPSGKVVLTFSDLKPNDHITKSLAAVRALKKG
- a CDS encoding penicillin-binding protein 1A, producing the protein MADTDQSTGEYLRYRIRRDAGGLVTWFRQQWRGKWWFKWVSGALGAFLVVWIVGWTVLASGLPDAGKLVDYEPPLPSVVRGDDGEIVHSYARERRVQLEFQDFPAQLINAYTSAEDKTFWTHGGIDFGGFVGAVIDYVSKIGSGERAVGGSTITQQVAKNILVGDEYSITRKLKEMILARRIEGVLSKQEIITLYLNEIPLGRRSFGVQAASRAYFDKDVDQLTLPEMAFLAILPKAPERYGRSKYRDLAIERRNYVLDEMVDNGHITQAQAEAAKAAPLGLATQRSDPRSVDAGYFLEEVRRELIDKYGEQADDGPHSVYAGGLWIRTSLDPEMQNAARDALRDGLLRYSAGKGWHGPVAKIDPEKGDLKKQLASSYLGINYKNWRIGVVTERSGNAARIGFASGEEAPLTGLPDALKVGDVIAAAPNGSSWAVRTVPEVSGGFVAMDPHTGRVVAMQGGFDSRLSDFNRATQALRQPGSTIKPFVYATGLDQGMTPATMVPDQTYCYYQGANLGEKCFRNFGGGGGGEHTMRWGLEQSRNLMTVHIAMDAGMENVTNTFRRVGIGDYENYPAFALGAGDTTVMRMVNAYSALFDHGQQHKGTLIDYVQDRRGKVIYRSDNRACTGCNMPEWDGKPMPRLGDNGKQVLDPRTAFQVLHMMEGVVQRGTAVRLRSLGMPLAGKTGTTSGPTNAWFVGGGPDMIAGMYVGFDQPRNLGGWVQGGNTAGPIMKQFVEATRDRWSGRPFLAPKGIRMVRIDRRTGTRVFDAEPTSDPLTPVIWEAFKPDTEPRRKKRQDEIDAMRNMILAELRRVEKGPSRSSSSNGEQQENFAAEQGGIY